Below is a genomic region from Desulfobacterales bacterium.
AAAAGAAATAGGATGCAAATAGCCCTCGAAGGAACAAAACTACTTGATGATGGTTTAATCAAAAAGATTGGGCCTGTAACATTTCAAGAAGAAAAAAAATCAAAAACACGATCTACAATACCTATAGTAAAAGGGCCTATCGTTGATTATGGATATGTTGCAGATGAAGAAGAATATTCTGACGGAATGGAAATAGTTCAGCAAGGAAAGCATGGGAAATGGCTTTGGGTAATACTTGAAGGAAACGTAAAAATAGTTAAACAAACTCCTAAAGGCGAGGTAGTAATTTTAAATCTTGGTACGGGTTCTTTTATTGGAAGCCTATCATCTTTTCTTATGGAAGGCACTGTTAGAAGCGCTACAGCAGTAGCGATTGATAATGTTCAGCTTGGTGTTTTAGACTTTCAGAGGCTTTCAAAAGAATTTATAAGTGTTTCTCAGGAATTTAGAGAGTTACTAATAAATCTCGATAAAAGATTGAAAAAAGTCACTACTACAACTGTAGAAATATTTATTGAAGAATATAATTTGATGCAGAAAGTCAAAGGGATGAAGCCTATAATCAAACAATCTGAGAGTGATGAAAAATTATATATTATAACTAAAGGCGAAGCTATAATCATTAAAGACATTGATGGAAAACTAAAAGTACCTCTTATGACTCTTGGAGAAAATGATTACATAGGTCATATTCCTTTTATAGATATGGGGCTTGAGCCTCATTATGCTGCAGTTTATGGAAGTAAAGATATTGAATTAAAAGAAGTTAATATCAATAGTTTCAAAGAAGATTTTGATAACCTTTCATCAACATTTAAAAACCTTATTGAATCCACAGGAACTTATATTTCCGTAACATCAATGCTTGCTTGTGATTATCAGAAAAGGTCTGTATTAAAAAAGTCAGGTGTATTTTTTAAAGTTCATTCATAATCATAATATAATAAATTAAATAATTACAAAAAATGGAAAATTTCAATATGGGAAATATAAATCAAAGAAAACATGAAAGACTTGAAACCCAAAATCTTATTTCTTATTCAGTATTAGATTCAAAAAGTAATATTGTAATAGAACGAGGAATGGGAAGAACTCTAAATGTAAGCGAAGGTGGAATTTTACTTGAAACTCATTTCCCAATAGAACTAGAACTTATGCTATCCCTGTCAATAGGCCTTAAAGATGAAATGATATCCCTTTCAGGAAGAGTTATATTTAGCAGAAAAATTGGAGATGCATCATATCAAACTGGAGTTGAATTTTTTCCGCCAGATGAAAGATCAATTCCTGTTTTACAGCGATTTATAAAACAATTTGAAACAAAACAGCCTTTACTGCAAAGCGATTTTAAAGGACTGAAGTTTTTAAAACAAGGGAAAGTCAGAGATATATATGAAATAGGCGAGCATTTATTATTGGTTGCTACTGACAGAATTTCGGCTTTTGATGTAGTCATGCCAAACCCAGTTCCAGAAAAAGGAAAAATTTTAACTCAACTTTCAATTTTCTGGTTTAATGTAATGAAAGATATTGTAGAAAATCACATTGTTTCTACTAATGCTTATGACTTTCCTGCTGTTTGTGAACCTTATAAAAATATTCTTGATAAAAGAAGTATGCTTGTTAAAAAAGCCAAACCTATACCAATTGAGTGTGTTGTAAGAGGCTATATTTCTGGATCAGGATGGAAATCTTATCAAGAAGACGGCACTATTTGTGGTATTAAATTACCAAAAGGCTTAGTAGAGTCTGATAAACTTGAAGTTCCTATATTTACTCCCGCAACAAAAGAAGAGCAGGGTCTCCATGATATAAATATAGATTTTGACGAAACAGTTCGGCGCATTGGAAAAAATCTTGCTGAAAAATTAAGAGATTTAAGCATTGCTATTTATAAAAGAGGCGTATCAATAGCGGAAGAAAAAGGTATAATCATTGCCGATACCAAATTTGAATTTGGTTTAATTGATGATAAAATAATACTTATTGATGAGATATTAACCCCTGATTCTTCAAGGTTTTGGCCGAAAGATATTTATAAACCCGGTAGCCCTCAAGATAGTTTCGATAAGCAATATCTAAGAGATTACCTTAGTTCAATTAAGTGGAATAAACAGCCTCCAGCGCCTAATCTCCCAGAAGAAATAATAATTAATACAAGAAATAAATATAGAGATGCTTTAGACTTAATTACGGGAATTGATAATGTTTTTTAATTCTTTTAGGTCTATTTGGACATGATTTTTCAAAATATCCCAATTAAATCTATTAGCCAAATAAACACAAAATTTAAAATAACAACAAACTCTTCTATAACAGAATTAGTTCATTCAGTAAAAGATATTGGAGTAATCTGTCCACCGATATTAAAAAAAGAAGATTCCGAATTTATAATTATTAGCGGATTTCGTAGAATTCAAGCCTGTCAATCATGTGGATTAGAATCAGTTGATGTAAGAACTGTAGATGACAATACAACAGATTTAAAATGCGCTCAGATCGCAATTACAGATAATTCTTATCAAAGACAGCTAAATATCGTAGAGTTATCAAGGGCATTCAATATTCTTTCAAGTCTTGTTCATGATGTTAAGCAAATATCTAAACTTTCATTATCATTAAATTTGCCTGAAAATTATAATTTAATAAAAAAAATTAAAACTGTAGTAGCACTTCCTTTAAATATTCAAAGCCATATCATTGACAATAATATAACTTTATCCAATGCTCTTGAATTAATGGAATTAGAAGGAATAAATGTAAAATTAGCTGACCTTTTTGCTAATTTTAAATTAAGCGTAAACAAGCAAAAAGAAATAATAACATTTTTTAAAGAAATATCTTTAAGGGAAAATAAAACAGCTATAGAAATCTTTAATGAATCAAATATACAAAATATTATAAATGATTCAGAAATGGACAGGAATCAAAAAGCGGAAAGATTACGGTATTATTTAAAAGAAAGAAGATTTCCAGTTATAATAAAAGCAAAAAATGATTTTGAAGAATTAATTCAAAGTCTTAAGCTATCTCATAACACTAAGCTTATTCCTCCAAGGGATTTTGAAGGAAAAGTATATTCATTAAATTTTTCTTTTACTAAATTAAAAGAATTGGATGAGTTAAAAAATAGTATTGAGAAAATTCAATCTAACCCTTATATCAAAAAATTAATTTGAATGATTAGGTAATGTGATTGAAACCAAAAAATATTTATATAGATGCTAATATCGTTGATTTACCAGAAACACTTAAATTTAAAGGATTTTTTAAAGATACACCTTGCTTAATTGTTAACGATGTCAAAGAGCTTTTTGAAAATATTCAAAACGCTAATGACCCAATACAAAAGGGTAAAGAGACAATATTTCTTACTCAAAACAAAGGTGCTTTTATTAAGAAATGTCCTGGTACAAGTTATTATAATTGTTGCGGATATAAGATTCTTCATATTGGGACGTTCTGTAATATGGACTGTTCATATTGTATCCTTCAAGCATATTTTCACCCTCCGATAATGCAGTATTTTGTTAACCACGAAGCCCTTTTAGAAGAACTTAATGCAGAGTTTGCATCGAACACTGTCAGTAGAATAGGTACTGGCGAATTTACTGACAGCATGATATGGGAAAGATGGACTGACCTTTCTAAGCTTCTTGTTCCCTTATTTGCTAATCAAACTTCATCAATTCTTGAATTAAAAACTAAAACGGTTTTGATTGATAATCTTAAAAATTTAAAACATAATCGTAAAACTATATTAGCTTGGTCGTTGAATACTGACTTTATTGTTAAAACGGAAGAACGATACACAGCGTCCATTAATCAAAGGCTAAAAGCTGCTAAACTTTGTGAATCATGGGGATATCCTATAGCTTTTCATTTTGATCCTTTAGTTATTTATGAAGGATGTGAACAAGACTATCGTAATATTATTGCTCGAATATTTGACTATGTTAAACCTGAAAATATTGCATGGATAAGCATAGGTTCTTTCAGACATATGCCGCTATTGAAACCTATCATTCAAAAAAGATTTCCAGATTCAAAAATAATTTACGGAGAATTTATATTAGGATTAGACGGTAAAATGAGATATTTTAAGCCATTACGAATATCCCTTTACCAAACTATTGTATCAGCTATAAAAGATTTTTCTAAAGATATTCTTGTATATTTTTGCATGGAAGATGATGAAGTTTGGGAAAAAACATTCGGTTTTATTCCAAAGGAAAAAAGAGATTTAAACCTAATGCTTGACGAAAGTGCTATAAAACATTGTGGATTAAATTAAGGGAACCTTACTTTATTTTTTTAAAACTTTATTTATTGCTTCAAACAGTTTTTGATACCTAATTGGTTTAGAAATATATTCATTCATACCAGCTTCTAAGCAATTCTGAATGTCTTCTCTGCTTGCGTTAGCAGTTACTGCTATTATAGGGATGTCATGATTTAAAACATCGGATTTTTTATTGCGAATAATCTCTGTTATCTCAAGGCCATCCATGTCTGGAAGCTGGACATCCATTAGTATTAAATCAAAAATTTTATCCCGTAATAGATTTAAAGCTTCTTTCCCATTGCCAGCAATAGTAATTGAAGAGTTGTTTAAAAAACCAATTATAACCTCTTGATTAAAAAAGTTATCTTCAACAAGAAGAATTTTAAGAGAGAATAAGTCTATAGGATTTAGCTCCTTATTATTATCGTTAGGAAAGCAACATTTCACAGAATCCTCTTCTGATTGTTTTTCAAAAATAGCGATAAACCAAAAACAGGAACCATGTCCTTCTTCTGTTTCAACTCCTATTTTTCCATTCATGAGTTCTACAAGTTGTTTAGAAATGGCGAGGCC
It encodes:
- a CDS encoding phosphoribosylaminoimidazolesuccinocarboxamide synthase; translated protein: MGNINQRKHERLETQNLISYSVLDSKSNIVIERGMGRTLNVSEGGILLETHFPIELELMLSLSIGLKDEMISLSGRVIFSRKIGDASYQTGVEFFPPDERSIPVLQRFIKQFETKQPLLQSDFKGLKFLKQGKVRDIYEIGEHLLLVATDRISAFDVVMPNPVPEKGKILTQLSIFWFNVMKDIVENHIVSTNAYDFPAVCEPYKNILDKRSMLVKKAKPIPIECVVRGYISGSGWKSYQEDGTICGIKLPKGLVESDKLEVPIFTPATKEEQGLHDINIDFDETVRRIGKNLAEKLRDLSIAIYKRGVSIAEEKGIIIADTKFEFGLIDDKIILIDEILTPDSSRFWPKDIYKPGSPQDSFDKQYLRDYLSSIKWNKQPPAPNLPEEIIINTRNKYRDALDLITGIDNVF
- a CDS encoding cyclic nucleotide-binding domain-containing protein, which produces MSENNLLSGNLHFIEFAELLQFLGTKAATGILTLTSSYVEYPGKIYFKSGNPIHAENGHVKGMEALLSFFGWTKGNFEFFVENVDLENTIKRNRMQIALEGTKLLDDGLIKKIGPVTFQEEKKSKTRSTIPIVKGPIVDYGYVADEEEYSDGMEIVQQGKHGKWLWVILEGNVKIVKQTPKGEVVILNLGTGSFIGSLSSFLMEGTVRSATAVAIDNVQLGVLDFQRLSKEFISVSQEFRELLINLDKRLKKVTTTTVEIFIEEYNLMQKVKGMKPIIKQSESDEKLYIITKGEAIIIKDIDGKLKVPLMTLGENDYIGHIPFIDMGLEPHYAAVYGSKDIELKEVNINSFKEDFDNLSSTFKNLIESTGTYISVTSMLACDYQKRSVLKKSGVFFKVHS
- a CDS encoding DNA photolyase, with amino-acid sequence MKPKNIYIDANIVDLPETLKFKGFFKDTPCLIVNDVKELFENIQNANDPIQKGKETIFLTQNKGAFIKKCPGTSYYNCCGYKILHIGTFCNMDCSYCILQAYFHPPIMQYFVNHEALLEELNAEFASNTVSRIGTGEFTDSMIWERWTDLSKLLVPLFANQTSSILELKTKTVLIDNLKNLKHNRKTILAWSLNTDFIVKTEERYTASINQRLKAAKLCESWGYPIAFHFDPLVIYEGCEQDYRNIIARIFDYVKPENIAWISIGSFRHMPLLKPIIQKRFPDSKIIYGEFILGLDGKMRYFKPLRISLYQTIVSAIKDFSKDILVYFCMEDDEVWEKTFGFIPKEKRDLNLMLDESAIKHCGLN
- a CDS encoding ParB N-terminal domain-containing protein, yielding MIFQNIPIKSISQINTKFKITTNSSITELVHSVKDIGVICPPILKKEDSEFIIISGFRRIQACQSCGLESVDVRTVDDNTTDLKCAQIAITDNSYQRQLNIVELSRAFNILSSLVHDVKQISKLSLSLNLPENYNLIKKIKTVVALPLNIQSHIIDNNITLSNALELMELEGINVKLADLFANFKLSVNKQKEIITFFKEISLRENKTAIEIFNESNIQNIINDSEMDRNQKAERLRYYLKERRFPVIIKAKNDFEELIQSLKLSHNTKLIPPRDFEGKVYSLNFSFTKLKELDELKNSIEKIQSNPYIKKLI